A part of Chrysiogenia bacterium genomic DNA contains:
- a CDS encoding chemotaxis protein CheA produces MASEDNKQSAEFISEAEEIVEELHKDLFSLEEMVAAGRYNPDLINAIFRGSHSLKGLAGMFGFTELQSLAHDIEHLLDAIRLGKVELADPVIDVLMRGVEALGALIAAQSKGEPLPSMEALRAETLQIAEGGGAQESESPARAAGVDAAIVDVLTEYEEHRLNDNIKRGMFLHKVTCAFALETFDTGLAEVTEKLKENGEIITTLPSGEASGDMEIVFDLIVGTPISADEVRAALANDAYKVVTIVEAGALEKKPETPAPAPAATETAEEGAAPAADDATTSMRSVSQTVRVDISRLDYLMNIVGELVVQRNTFSRLADQLRDMGMVKLAQQLGREVRLFERKIADLQAGVMEVRMVPVSQVFERLARVVRKTARQVGKKIELQTQGGETELDKLLTEDLADPLMHLTRNSIDHGIETPEARVAAGKPEEGTLVLRAYPEGNHVVIEVADDGAGIDPEKVRAKAIERGVISPDAEMSKEELVDLIYSAGFSTKDEASELSGRGVGMDVVKNNIADMSGVIETITGVGEGTTIRITLPITLAIIGALVIEVRSQTYVVPVNSVQQCMRVTEEELLTIENRKTVQVEGRTVPIVDLAGFFHLDEERDHGQAYYYVIIVGLAEKRLGLLVDRLVGQQDIVIKPVGDLLEDTPGIAGATELGGQQTVLVLDVGEIIRGSTGTASVVKAGTA; encoded by the coding sequence TTGGCTTCCGAGGATAACAAGCAATCGGCCGAGTTCATTTCCGAAGCCGAAGAGATCGTGGAGGAACTCCACAAGGATCTCTTTTCGCTCGAAGAGATGGTGGCCGCCGGTCGCTACAATCCCGACCTGATCAACGCGATCTTCCGCGGCTCCCACTCGCTCAAGGGACTGGCCGGGATGTTTGGTTTTACCGAACTCCAGAGTCTGGCCCACGACATCGAGCACCTTCTCGATGCCATCCGCCTGGGCAAGGTGGAGCTGGCCGATCCGGTCATCGACGTACTCATGCGCGGCGTGGAGGCCCTGGGCGCCCTGATCGCGGCGCAGAGCAAAGGCGAGCCGCTTCCGAGCATGGAAGCGCTTCGCGCCGAAACCCTCCAGATTGCCGAGGGCGGGGGTGCGCAGGAAAGCGAAAGCCCGGCCAGGGCCGCGGGCGTCGACGCCGCCATTGTCGACGTGCTCACCGAATACGAAGAACACCGCCTCAACGACAACATCAAGCGCGGAATGTTCCTGCACAAGGTGACCTGCGCCTTCGCCCTGGAGACTTTCGATACCGGGCTTGCCGAGGTTACCGAGAAGCTCAAGGAAAACGGCGAGATTATCACGACGCTTCCCTCGGGCGAGGCCAGCGGCGACATGGAAATTGTCTTCGACCTGATCGTCGGGACTCCCATCAGCGCCGATGAAGTGCGCGCCGCACTGGCCAACGACGCCTACAAGGTCGTGACCATTGTCGAGGCCGGCGCCCTCGAGAAGAAGCCCGAGACCCCGGCGCCTGCGCCGGCTGCGACAGAAACCGCTGAAGAGGGCGCGGCGCCTGCTGCCGACGATGCGACAACCAGCATGCGCAGCGTCTCCCAGACGGTGCGCGTCGACATCTCGCGGCTGGACTACCTGATGAACATCGTCGGCGAGCTCGTCGTGCAGCGCAATACCTTCTCGCGGCTGGCCGACCAACTCCGCGACATGGGCATGGTCAAGCTCGCCCAGCAGCTTGGCCGCGAGGTGCGCCTGTTCGAACGCAAGATTGCCGACCTGCAGGCCGGCGTGATGGAAGTGCGCATGGTGCCCGTCAGCCAGGTGTTCGAACGCCTGGCGCGCGTGGTGCGAAAGACCGCGCGCCAGGTGGGTAAGAAGATCGAGCTGCAGACCCAGGGCGGTGAGACCGAGCTCGACAAGTTGCTGACTGAGGATCTGGCCGATCCGCTCATGCACTTGACGCGAAACTCCATCGATCACGGCATCGAGACCCCCGAAGCGCGCGTGGCCGCCGGCAAACCCGAAGAGGGAACGCTGGTGCTTCGCGCCTATCCCGAGGGTAACCACGTCGTGATCGAAGTGGCCGACGATGGCGCCGGCATCGATCCAGAGAAAGTGCGGGCCAAGGCCATCGAGCGCGGTGTGATCTCGCCCGATGCGGAGATGAGCAAGGAAGAACTCGTCGACCTGATCTACTCGGCCGGATTCTCCACGAAGGACGAAGCCAGCGAGCTTTCGGGTCGTGGTGTCGGCATGGACGTTGTGAAGAACAACATCGCCGACATGTCGGGCGTAATCGAAACGATCACCGGCGTGGGCGAGGGAACCACCATTCGCATCACGCTGCCGATTACCCTGGCGATCATCGGCGCGCTGGTGATCGAGGTTCGCTCGCAGACCTATGTTGTGCCGGTCAACTCGGTCCAGCAGTGCATGCGCGTGACCGAGGAGGAGCTTCTTACCATTGAGAATCGCAAGACCGTGCAGGTCGAGGGGCGCACCGTTCCCATCGTTGACCTGGCAGGGTTCTTCCATCTCGACGAAGAGCGCGACCACGGACAGGCCTACTACTACGTCATCATCGTGGGACTGGCGGAAAAACGACTGGGCCTGCTGGTCGACCGGCTCGTGGGACAGCAGGACATCGTCATCAAGCCCGTGGGCGATCTTCTCGAAGATACGCCGGGCATTGCAGGCGCAACGGAACTGGGCGGCCAGCAGACGGTGCTGGTGCTCGATGTAGGCGAAATCATCCGTGGCTCGACCGGTACGGCGAGCGTGGTGAAGGCCGGAACGGCCTAG
- a CDS encoding response regulator, which produces MKTILLAEDSPTTRSLVVSTLEQLGDLEVVEASSGFEALKTLPRHKFDIIITDINMPDINGFELLNFVKHNQVYQHIPLIIITSEVSERDREKGKSLGADAYLAKPVDPEELQSVVRQYLGRH; this is translated from the coding sequence GTGAAGACGATTCTGCTGGCAGAAGACTCCCCTACGACACGTTCGCTTGTGGTTTCCACGCTCGAACAGCTCGGCGATCTCGAAGTGGTCGAGGCCTCCAGCGGTTTCGAAGCCCTCAAGACGCTGCCGCGCCACAAATTCGATATCATCATCACCGACATCAACATGCCCGACATCAACGGGTTCGAGCTGCTCAACTTCGTCAAACACAACCAGGTCTACCAGCACATCCCGCTGATTATCATCACATCCGAAGTCAGTGAACGCGACCGTGAAAAGGGCAAGTCTCTGGGCGCGGATGCTTATCTTGCGAAACCGGTTGATCCCGAAGAATTGCAGAGCGTGGTGCGCCAGTATCTGGGGCGCCACTGA